A window of the Rhodoferax sp. GW822-FHT02A01 genome harbors these coding sequences:
- a CDS encoding phosphate/phosphite/phosphonate ABC transporter substrate-binding protein produces MKKRLNALLAAALAIFLGLMSGGAHAEPPSYNFSPVNQYDINLTAAYWNPIIAYVSEKSGVKLNLKIGRTSADTTSFVLAKEVEFVFSNHLFSPEREQLGWKVFGRRNTPTVQGQIVVPADSPITDIAQLKGQEVAFAGPEAFIIYKVPYAYLLSKNVDVKVVFAGNQNAAFAQLFAGKVVASGGNSQLVDGYSRREGKKFRVLWSSEPFQDLALMASSKVPEADVRKVAAAFIDMYKDPKGRDILHQASKEVGLPNDAYFVAASAADYAAYKRFYQSAPVSLH; encoded by the coding sequence ATGAAGAAGAGGCTCAACGCGCTGCTGGCGGCGGCGCTCGCGATTTTTCTGGGTTTGATGAGTGGGGGAGCGCATGCAGAGCCGCCCAGCTACAACTTTTCGCCCGTCAACCAATACGACATCAACCTCACCGCGGCGTATTGGAATCCCATCATTGCGTACGTTTCAGAAAAGAGCGGTGTCAAACTCAATCTGAAAATCGGGCGTACCTCGGCTGACACCACAAGCTTTGTTCTGGCCAAGGAGGTGGAGTTTGTCTTCAGCAACCATTTGTTCAGTCCGGAGCGCGAGCAGTTGGGCTGGAAGGTATTTGGCCGCCGCAACACACCTACCGTGCAAGGGCAGATAGTAGTGCCAGCAGACTCTCCCATTACCGACATTGCGCAGCTCAAGGGGCAGGAAGTCGCCTTTGCAGGGCCCGAGGCCTTCATCATCTACAAAGTACCCTACGCGTACCTGCTCTCCAAGAATGTTGACGTGAAAGTGGTTTTTGCAGGCAATCAGAATGCCGCCTTCGCCCAGTTGTTTGCTGGCAAGGTGGTTGCCAGTGGCGGCAATTCACAACTGGTGGACGGCTATTCCCGGCGCGAAGGAAAGAAGTTCCGTGTTCTTTGGAGTTCCGAGCCCTTTCAGGATCTGGCGCTGATGGCATCCAGCAAAGTACCCGAGGCGGATGTGCGCAAGGTGGCTGCAGCGTTCATTGACATGTACAAGGACCCCAAAGGGCGCGACATCCTGCATCAGGCGTCCAAGGAGGTTGGACTGCCCAACGACGCATATTTTGTGGCCGCCAGCGCGGCCGACTACGCAGCCTACAAGCGCTTCTACCAGAGCGCACCCGTATCCCTGCACTGA
- a CDS encoding PAS domain S-box protein, which produces MTVLQRFLPQSLVGRVFSLYVVSLLLFVIAGLAIFYRYQFVQQMEDQLLAGEMMVNVAAQTIGDSAIIGDYDTIAKTLERAISQSNFDKAQFIDTKGGVLTANHHARIWATPPTWLVNLVSGRLFDINENIRVGGKDYGVLRLSFDETQIASELWRVTIYTALVSLVALLVGVVLIRIPLKRWLGNFDRVRSHESEILAGSIDIRALLDSDAPVEIRHTIDIINRAAGRLSAQREEAEVTLNAITDGVLRTDADYKLVYSNPAADQMLGLGGQNLAGRDVQKMLPTAFSEDAEPMHWKVRRLEVTGPAGQRVILDTTMSTIFSSSNVIAGHVLTFRDVTRQHALDLRLRNELQMRQRALDSLRQILSTLEVEPDSGTVPLDVDDLDTLINRVVTLMRERELGRRALTNQKFALDQHAIVSITDLQGNITYANGKFSEISGYSEAELVGQNHRIVNSGHHSADFFAHMWITISHGQVWHGEICNRSKSGARYWVDATVVPLMGADGLPEQYIAIRTDITVRKTMEARLAEQLRFVEVLLEATPTAIYLKDRQGHYLRFNKAFETLFGIDRTEWIGRSVFELVPGEVAELMRAKDQELFESGAVQTYEATFRNRRTGELREGLYWKAPLTDVDGKVTGLVGTILDITEKNRIEQELRDAKRSAEAASQAKSDFLANMSHEIRTPMNGVIGMTDLALDLVQSPAQREYLQIVKSSAQSLMVILNDVLDFSKIEAGKLNIEAVRFSLRQTIEETLKTLRSRAMQKGLELQSTLQPDLPDEVVGDPVRLGQVLTNLCDNAIKFTSKGGVYVHVGCVGEALGFKLQFSVRDTGIGIAVDKQKDVFEAFSQADTSTTRRFGGTGLGLTICARLVELMGGRIWLESSEGQGSTFHFTLQVQSASPVPSATTQIAMAAPQPSKSLQVLLVEDHPINQMLATTLLKKWGHTVVLAHNGQEAVDLFGSRGWDIVLMDMQMPVMGGLEATRLIRAEEPAGTRTPIVAMTANAMESDRQACLDAGMDDHLAKPFNAAALLAKLERWAPVNTD; this is translated from the coding sequence ATGACGGTATTGCAGCGTTTTCTCCCGCAGTCCTTGGTGGGACGGGTTTTTTCGCTGTACGTGGTGTCCCTGCTGCTCTTCGTGATTGCGGGGCTGGCAATCTTTTACCGCTATCAATTCGTGCAGCAGATGGAAGACCAGTTGCTGGCAGGCGAGATGATGGTGAATGTGGCAGCGCAAACCATTGGCGACAGTGCCATCATCGGCGATTACGACACCATTGCCAAGACCTTGGAGCGCGCCATTTCGCAATCGAACTTCGACAAGGCGCAGTTCATTGATACCAAGGGCGGTGTACTCACTGCCAATCACCACGCCCGCATCTGGGCCACGCCACCGACATGGCTGGTGAATCTGGTCTCGGGGCGTCTGTTTGACATCAACGAGAACATCCGTGTGGGTGGCAAGGACTACGGTGTTCTGCGCCTGAGTTTTGACGAAACGCAGATCGCCTCCGAGCTGTGGCGCGTGACCATTTACACCGCGCTGGTGTCACTTGTCGCCCTGTTGGTGGGGGTGGTGCTGATACGCATTCCTCTGAAGCGCTGGCTGGGCAACTTTGACCGTGTGCGCTCGCATGAAAGTGAGATCCTGGCTGGAAGCATCGACATCCGGGCCTTGCTGGATTCCGATGCCCCGGTGGAAATCCGCCACACCATTGACATCATCAACCGCGCTGCGGGTCGGCTCTCTGCGCAACGCGAAGAGGCGGAAGTGACGCTCAACGCGATTACCGATGGCGTCTTGCGTACCGATGCGGACTACAAGCTGGTGTATTCCAATCCAGCTGCGGACCAGATGCTGGGCCTTGGCGGGCAAAATCTGGCGGGAAGGGATGTGCAGAAGATGCTTCCCACTGCCTTCAGCGAAGATGCCGAACCCATGCACTGGAAGGTACGGCGACTCGAGGTCACAGGCCCTGCGGGTCAGCGCGTCATTCTGGACACCACCATGTCCACCATCTTCTCCAGCAGCAATGTCATTGCGGGCCATGTATTGACCTTTCGCGATGTCACGCGCCAGCACGCGCTGGACCTGCGCCTGCGCAACGAGCTGCAAATGCGCCAGCGGGCACTGGATTCGTTGCGGCAGATATTGAGTACGCTGGAAGTGGAGCCCGACAGCGGCACCGTTCCACTGGACGTGGATGACCTAGACACGCTGATCAATCGGGTTGTCACACTGATGCGTGAGCGTGAACTCGGTCGGCGTGCGCTGACCAACCAGAAGTTTGCGCTGGACCAGCATGCCATCGTCAGCATCACCGATCTGCAGGGCAATATCACGTATGCCAATGGCAAGTTCTCGGAAATCAGCGGCTATTCAGAAGCCGAACTCGTGGGCCAGAACCACCGCATCGTCAACTCCGGTCATCACTCTGCGGACTTTTTTGCCCATATGTGGATCACCATCAGTCATGGCCAGGTGTGGCATGGCGAGATATGCAACCGCAGCAAGTCAGGTGCGCGGTACTGGGTTGATGCAACGGTTGTGCCCCTCATGGGCGCGGATGGATTGCCGGAGCAATACATTGCCATTCGCACGGACATTACCGTGCGCAAGACCATGGAAGCCCGGTTGGCCGAGCAGTTGCGATTTGTGGAAGTATTGCTGGAGGCAACGCCCACGGCCATCTACCTCAAGGATCGCCAAGGACATTACCTGCGCTTCAACAAGGCGTTTGAAACGTTGTTTGGCATTGACCGCACCGAGTGGATTGGGCGCTCGGTATTCGAACTCGTACCTGGAGAAGTCGCAGAGCTGATGCGCGCCAAGGACCAGGAGTTGTTTGAGTCCGGTGCGGTACAAACTTATGAGGCAACCTTTCGCAACCGTAGGACCGGGGAGTTGCGCGAGGGGCTTTACTGGAAGGCGCCGCTGACGGATGTGGATGGCAAAGTGACAGGCCTGGTCGGAACGATTCTGGATATCACCGAGAAGAATCGGATTGAGCAGGAGCTGCGCGACGCCAAGCGCAGCGCCGAGGCTGCCAGCCAAGCCAAGAGCGACTTCCTGGCCAATATGAGCCATGAAATCCGCACCCCCATGAATGGCGTCATCGGCATGACCGATCTGGCGCTGGACCTGGTGCAAAGCCCTGCACAGCGGGAGTACCTGCAGATCGTCAAAAGCTCGGCGCAGTCCTTAATGGTCATCCTCAATGACGTGCTGGATTTTTCCAAGATCGAGGCGGGCAAACTCAATATCGAGGCGGTGCGGTTTTCCCTGCGGCAAACCATAGAAGAGACACTGAAGACTCTGCGCAGCCGGGCGATGCAGAAAGGCCTGGAGCTGCAGAGCACACTGCAACCTGATCTGCCCGATGAGGTCGTGGGAGACCCGGTGCGCCTTGGCCAGGTACTGACCAATCTGTGTGACAACGCCATCAAATTCACCAGCAAGGGTGGCGTTTACGTCCATGTGGGTTGTGTTGGGGAAGCGCTTGGCTTCAAGCTGCAATTCTCGGTTCGGGATACGGGCATTGGCATTGCTGTAGACAAACAAAAGGACGTGTTTGAAGCGTTCAGCCAGGCCGACACCTCCACCACGCGGCGTTTTGGTGGAACGGGGTTGGGGCTGACCATTTGCGCACGTCTCGTGGAATTGATGGGGGGGCGGATCTGGCTCGAAAGCTCAGAAGGCCAGGGCAGCACCTTCCACTTCACATTGCAGGTGCAAAGTGCGTCCCCTGTGCCCAGTGCCACCACCCAGATCGCCATGGCGGCGCCACAGCCGTCCAAGTCCTTGCAAGTGCTTCTGGTGGAGGACCACCCGATCAACCAGATGCTGGCCACGACACTGCTCAAGAAATGGGGCCATACGGTGGTCCTGGCCCACAATGGTCAAGAAGCGGTGGACCTGTTCGGTAGCCGGGGTTGGGACATTGTGCTGATGGACATGCAAATGCC